A window of Nostoc sp. TCL26-01 genomic DNA:
TGAACTTCAAGTAAGGGCATTTGTTGTTTCCAAGGAGGGGAGATATACCAGTTTCTTTCGAGAGCAGAGATTACACAATTCATAAGATTGCCCCAACTAAATGTTTAAGACGTTTTTAATGTTTGTACTTGCTGCATCCATGACTTAATTGCCGTTAACTCATCAGCACCAGTAGCAACTACATCAACTACCTGCTGTTGATACAAATCTTCAACATGAGCGGGATTATCAAATTTCTCTGCTGCCCATCCTAAACACATGGTTTTTACCAAAGAATCAATCTTACTAATGGGTAATTGACTGGGGCTACTAACTTCTTGAAACTGCAAATACTCCTTGACCAAATCCAGAGGATAATTCAACAAAGTACGAATATATTTCACGCGCAAATCTTGAGGATGTGCTACAGATTTGGGTTGTGTTTGTTGTTCTGACATGAGTGGAACAGACGGAAATGAACCACTTAAACGGGATTGAAGTTCAGAAATGATTGAGAACCAATCAGCATTCGGGTTCCATTCGCTACGAACTCTAACTTTAGTCGTTGCATCATAAAGCCGACAAAAGACTGTATTTTCATCACCGCTAGTAGCAGCAATAACTAGAGGCTTGGAAAAGTCGTAAACTTGTGAAGCCGCTAGTAAAAACGTCTTAGCAAAATTGGTTTCTATGCCAGTTCTAATGATATACACTTCATCAGCAGAGACAACGATATCTAACTTAGTCGTGTCTTTAGTTTTGTATTCTTTAGCAGTCACTCGTACTTCTGATAAGTAACCAGTTAATCCTCTTTGCTGTACGGGGATAGTTTTATCTTGTTCGATATTGTAGTGATACCAGAGATAGGTTTCACCACTTGATTCCCCATTCTTTACGTATAGATAAATAGGTTCAGGAGGATTACAAAGACCTAGCTTGATTTCAGTCATCATATTTTACCTTATTGTGCGAAAAACAGTTTTTTGTAGTAAGATGTTAAATTCACAAATACTAGCGATCTCCCGAATTAATCACAGGCAATTCGGGCGAGTTTCTTCTAATCGCAAGCATTAGCTGTATTAGCAAACTGTTGATTAGTTTCTAGCTCATCTTTGAGATAAGACAGTGCAGTTTCAGCGTCACTAAGGGTTAAATCTGGGTAGTATTCCAGCTTGATAAAATCAGGATGTTTCTCAATTTGTGATAATAGGTATTGAGTGACATTAACTAAGTCGATTAAGTTGATTTCAGGCATAAAACTTTTCCCTGTGCTGATTAGGTTTGGTCGATAATTTGGAGCAGAAAACCGCAGCCCGTATTCTGAACTTTCACGAGGTTTTTATCTAACAAAGACTGAATAACCCCTCTAGAAAAACCAATACTATGCAATGGTGCAGAACCGCCTCGGCAGCGTAAGGAATACAACAAATTTGCAGCAGTTAAATCAGAGGCATCTTTCTTTTGTTTAGCCATCGTTTGACTCTCCCCTGATTGCTGCTAATTGTTCTTGAAGTGCTTTAATTTGCTGTTGATGCTCTTCAAGTTCCGCTTGCAACTGTGCCTGAAGTTCTTCCACAGAAAGCGTTTGAAGTTGGTCGTCGAAGTAAGACCGGACTTCTTCTGAGTTCTTGTCAGTCATCACCGTATAACGCCAGCCTGTACCATACTCGTGTGCCAGTAAAGTATCAGCAGGATAGTATTGGATACCGATGATTAGCCCTTGTTGTGTGCGTTGTCCTAACGTGAATCTGGGGTATTCCCAGCCTTTGAGTATGCTGATGGTTGATTGCATAATAATGGTGAAGGAAAAGGTGGAACTAATTGATGCTTTCTGTAAAACAAGAAAGTAAATGTTTATACTTGAAGCCAATAAACAGTCAAATTGAGGTGGGCTATAAAAACCCACCTATTCCTTTACACGACGACTAGTTCTCGACTGTCTGACGTTGGCTGATACTCCCGCAGCAGTTCCCATTCCTCAGCCGTCAACAAGTGAAAGGGTTTGTCTAGCAGTTCCTCACAAGACACATCCTCAGACAGCAATTCAGGGACTATTTGCTGGGATTCTAAAGAAGCTCGTACATAGCAGCAAACGCCATTCTTGTAGACAAATTCCACTAGTCTTTTATTGTTGTGGTAAATCCCATCGTCTAGCAGTTCCAACCCGTGTTTTTCACATTCCTGGGCAATCTGTGCCATGATTTCGTTACCAGTCGTGTAGGGTTCTACAAATGGCTCTTGTACTGGCAGAGTTCCTTGCTGGTACTGTTGTTTGACGTAGCTGTGGCATCGGGCAGCTGTAGTATCGCGGAAAATCTCAGCATTGTTTACCAGCACACGCCAGTATAAATCCTGGTAGTTGCCGTGGTCGTAGCTGATGCTGGCTACCAGTTCGCCATCAACGAACGCCTCTTGATCGTAAAAGGAGATTTCGGAAATTTTGGGGACTTCTGGTACTTCAGCAGGCGTAAGTGGGTTGAGTGTACCGTTTTGGAACAATTCGCAATTATCTACATGATGAGGTGATTGATTCATCCTAGATGCGAACTCTCTACTTTCAGGTATGGAATTTAATTGCGAATTGTTTAAGTGCCATTGGACGTAGCGTTGGCATCTTGGAAGAGTCGTGTGGCGGAAAATCTCAATACCACTCACCATGACTACCCAAGGTTGGGTAACGAACTCGTCGTGGTCGTAGGTGATGTAGGCGATGAGTCGTTTGCCTGCATACACCTCAAAGTGGTGGCGGTTGATTTCTACTGTTGTCAGTTCTTCGGGAGCTACAGCTTCGGCTTGGTCAGCAATGAAATTCTCTAGTTCGGCTTGGGCAGTCGCTTGTTCATCAAGGGTAGCCGGGGCGATTCTGTGGATACGCTGGGCTTTGTAGTCAGCGATCGCGCTAATCCAGCTATCCTTGCATCGTCTGTCTCGTACTGTGGTTGTGCAGCCGATTTCGCTGTAGATTTGCTGGAGTCGGGCTATGGATTTCAGTTGTAGGTGTTGATGGGAGTATTGAGGGTGAGTCATAATGGAGATTCCTTATTATTAGGGACAGAGAAAGCACTTCAGATTGGTAGTCGGGGGTGCTTTGTCTATACTTATTATGCGTGAACTTTTTCACACTGTCAACTTTTTCACATGAAGAAAAGCACGGTAAAATAATGCTATGAATTAGCGCATGGGAGAAATTTTCGTGTCTAGGATTGCAAAACTCAGAGAAGAAAAACAATTGACTCAACGGCAAATTGCTGAAGCGTTAGGGCTTGATGTCTCTACTGTTCGCAATTGGGAAAAAAGCCGAGATGGAGTCAAAATGTTCGTTCGTGTAGCCAAACTCTGTGAGTTACTCGATTGTCAACCAAAAGACCTCTACGAATCTGTGGAGGCTGAAGAGGATGCTGAACCTTAAAGGGGTACAGCCGGGATACGTGCAAAATGGGACACGTTGTAAAGTTTTGTAAAAAATAACTCTACAACCCTTACCAGACCTACCTTCGCAATTTTTTAAACCAAAACTAAAAGCCCATCATCATCCAACAAATTTGGCACAGTCTCCATATCAATCAAGTAGTCGCCGAAACGCTTGATATGACTTGTCATATAAGGACTTAACGCCGCTACATCTTCACGAGTAATTAAATAACCAGACTTCAGCAAATTCCGCAAAACGTCAGTCAAATCCACAACATTGTGAAAGATAACAGCATTAGCAACCAAATCATTATATTTAACAATCTTCTCCTGCTCGATTGGGTCATTATTAGCAATAACCCCAAAACCACCGAAGAAAAACCACTTTGAGAAACCGTTATAAGCCTCAACAATATTTGTTGCCGCAGTAATCTGTTGTCGCAACTTCATATCTGAAATATATTGCAACAGAAATACCGTCCTGATTACCCGTCCTAACTCCTGAAAAGCTTGGTATAACCTGTTTTTACGACTATAATTTCCCAGCTTTCGTAACAACACCGCACTGGAAATCTTGCCAGTTTGAATCGAAAGTACAACCTGTAAAATATCTTGCCAATGGGTTTGAATTTTCTCCCAATCAATCGCATCTTTGAACAAAGAATCAATATGCTTGTAAACCGCATCATTATCAGGGCGAAAGAAATTTAAATCCTTCCAATTGCGAATCCGGGGCATTAACTTAATCCCCAACATATGTGACAGAGCAAATACAGGCGTTGATTGTCCCTGAGTATCTGCGTGAATCGTATGAGGCTGAATATCAGAAAGATTTTTCAACAAACCCTCAATAATGTAAACGGCCTCCCAAGTTCCGCAGGAAATAAAATGGCTAAACAAAGCCACATAGGTATCGGAAACATGATGGTAAGCAATTCCTCCGTAGCCACCATAACGGATATGATACTCAGACAGCAGATTCTCCTCATAGAGTTCGTACTTAGTCCCATCCGCCGCCGCCGTTGTACCATCACCCCAAATGCTCGGAAGCTTTAAAACATTGTAGCGATTAATAATATCTACAAGGGCGGCATTCAATTTATCCACACTCACATGACGGCGATTAACAAAGGATATTTCCTTACTTGTAACAATACCCCGCATATGTCTTGCCGCTTGAGTCGGCCCCAAATTACAACCATAGGTGAAACTAGTCAACAAATAACGTTCCGTCGCCCGTGACAATTTCGGGTCGCTGCCACTCATCGGCCCAAAATGGCGTGTAAAATTAGTCCAATAATCAACATTCCGCAGGATATCAATTAAATTACGTTCCGGGAACCGTTCTTCCACAGCTTCTAGTAAAGCCTTAGCTGACGGACTCAAGTCATGACGTACAGACTTCTTTAATACAGGTTCACCCAAATCATTAATCACAAGTTGACGATTATCTGGATAACCAGCATCTACTTTAAAAGCCGTATCAGTTAACAAAGTCTTGAGTTGTTCAACAAAATCAACTGCATTATTAGCAAAACCTAAATCTCCACAATACTGGTCAATCAATGGTAAACATTCTGACCAAGGTAACAACTGTTCTCGGTGATCAGCGTAATTCTCACTTCCCTTTACGCAAATATCCCCCGACCTCAATTCAGCCATTAAGTAAGAGAAAACACAAAGGTATTGAGCCGAGATACGTGTAATTTTCGGCAAGATGGTCTGGAAACAGTTGCTGTGTCTATGTTTCAGCGATTTTGACTCTTCTGTTTATAAGACTTGCCGCACATCGGACAAAATTTATACTTCAAAGACACAACTAACTCACCACAGTGAGCGCAACTCGTCTGCAACTGCATACCGCACAGATAACAAAACTTAGCCCTAACTTGACTCCAGAGAGGATCGGGATTCGCCCCAGGAGTCCAGCAATGCGGGCAAAACTTAACTGCACTGACAGGCTTAACGGATTCACCCCTTTCAACAGCTTCCAGATATTCCTGGGGAATGCCTAAGCCACCAGCAAGACCACGCAGCGTTTTATGATTGAGTCTGGTGGTTAATCCTCGTTCAATCTTCCCAATAGACCGAGAATGAATTCCCGCAGCAATAGCCAACTCAAACTGAGTCATCCCAACAGATGTTCTAATGCGCTTGATATAGTCAGCCAGGGATTCTTGGGGTCGAGGCAGTTTTAAAGTATCCATAAGAGGATGTCTTGCTTCATGCCTAAAAGATATATGATTGAGTCAGAAAAAACCTTGAGAGAATCACACAAATTGAAGTGAAACAGACAGTAACATTAGCCACTGTCGTAGTTGAATTTTTAGAACGTCCTGGGTTGGCATTCAGTACCAAGGAGACATATTCTCTGACCTTGGGATTGTTACTGCAAGAGTATGGAAGTTGGCCAATTGAAATTATCAGTCGTCAAACATTAGTCGAGTATTTAAATACCCTGACACATTTAAAATATACAACTCACAACAAGCATCAAGCGATACTACAAAGCCTATTTAACTTTGCCATAGAACAAGGATACATAAAATCCAACCCCATTCGGGGAATCAAACAGCGTCCACCTTCACGAGAAAAAGGTGAACATCGCACAGATGAAATTATACGGTTCTTAACTCCATCACAGTTAGAAATACTGTATAACGCTGTAGCCGATGACCCCCGCCTTAACGCGATTGTGCATTTATTACATCACACAGGATGTAGAATTGGTGAGCTTTTGGCACTAAATCTAGAATCGGTAGACCTCCTTAATTGGAAATTTCAAGTATTGGGAAAAGGAAATAAACAAAGGTGGTGTTTCTACAACGAAGCTACGGCGATAGCACTAAATAAATATATAAATTACGACCGACATAAACAATCACTCGCCTTATTTACAGCACAGCATCCAGTGACGATGAAAATCAGTAGAATGAGCTACCGAACACTGCATGATTACTGGCGAGAAATTACCAATAAACACTCACTCCTTCAAGGTGTTCGTATTCATGATTTACGACATACATTTGCCACAGAGCGCGTAGGCATAATTAGTATTGAACAACTGCGTGCATTGATGGGTCATGAAAGTATCCAAACAACTTTACGCTATCAAAAAGTTACATCACAAAAAGCAGAAGAAGCTGCACGTCTTGCCTTCAATCTGTTGACTAAAGTTGATAAATTAGACTGATATTCCTGGAACTATTCTCTTCAAAAATTAAAGCAAGCGAGATAGTAAGCAACCATATTTTGATGACAATTATCGCTGTTTACCACAAAGAATATAAAATACTATGGGGTTGAACAGTGAGGGATCAACCGTTATCTAGTTATTTTGGGCATTTTGTATGTTGCAAATATCACTTGAATGACCTTAATTGACCGGACTGCATATCCTAAATTCAAACAATTTCCCAGCCCGAAAGAGCTTGCAGAGCTTTATACCCCACAAAGCGCAGAAATCAAGTTTGCAAAGTCCAAAACTAAGAGCCACGAAGGATTTCTTAGTTTTATGGTCATGCTAAAATCCTTCCAACGACTTGGTTATTTTCCCCACCCCGAATTAGTACCGATTGCGGTTACCCGTCATATACGGTCGTGTTTAAAGTTACAAGATTGGGTAAAAGCAGTCCCATCTGAACGCCAACGCTACACTTATCTTCAGGCGATTCGGGATTACCTGAAAGTCAAACAGTATGATAAAACAGGTCAAAGATTAATAGCCGCATTAGTTGCAGAAGCTGCTGAGGTAAAAGACCATCCTGCTGATTTAATCAATGTAGCCATTGAAGAATTAGTTAAAGAACGATACGAGTTACCAGCATTTAGCACCCTTGACCGATTAATTCGCCACATTCGTTCAATGGTCAATAATCGCTTGTTTGCACTTTGTTCTGAGGGGCTTTCCATCAATGAGCAGATTTATTTAGACCAATTACTGGTGGTTACAGATAATGAGGTAGATGAAAATGCTACTCTTAATTTACTAAAATCGCCACCGAAAAGTGCCAAACTTAGTGGGATAAAACTCCTACAAAGTAAGTTTGATATTCTTATGACCTTTGGTGATGCCAAGCGACTGCTGCAAAGTATTGCCAGAACTAAAGTTAGACATTTTGCGTCCCAGGCTAGGGCTTTGGATATCTCAGAATTTCAAGATATCAATTTACCCAAACGTCGGACATTGCTGTTATGTCTATTGTACGAGGCACAGGTGAAAACCCGTGATTATCTTGTCGATATGTTCATTAAACGTATCCTCAAGATTCAAAATAATGCTAAACAGCGATTGCAGGAATTACGCGATAAACATTTAACTGAAACATCAGAGTTATTGGCTACCTTGGGGCAAGTATTAAAAGCATCGACAAAAGCCAAAGAAACTCAGGATAATGCTGTTTTTGGAGAACAGGTGCAATCAATTTTGGATGAACATGGTGGTACAGAATTGTTGCTGCAAAAGTTGGATGAGATTGCGGCGTATAACACCAACAACCATTTACCGTTGATGTGGCGGTTTTATTCTGCCAATCGGAAAGCACTTTTTAGTTTGGTACGTTCTTTAGATATTCTCTCTACTTCTGCTGATGAATCAGTAATTAAAGCATTAAAGTTCGTGTTAGACCATGAACACAAACGTGCTAAGTATTTACCTAATGAGATTGATTTAGATTTTATTAGTAGTAACTGGCGTGCGCTAGTTGTAGAAGAAATTGATGGCACTGAGGTTTTGGTTCGTCAGCAGTTAGAAATTTGCATCTTTTCAAACCTGGCGACTGAATTTAAAACAGGAGATGCTTGTGTTGTAGGTTCAGAAAGTTATGCCGATTTCCGCGAACAATTATTGAGTCATGCTGAATGTGAACCATTGATAGAGTCATACTGTCGCTTACTTGAATTTCCTGCTAACCCGGATGATTTTGTTAAACACCTACAGGATAAATTAACGATTGTCGCTGACGCTGTAGATAAGATTTGTGCGGTTGATAAACAATTCACTATCAATAAAGATGGAGAACCTGTACTTAAAAGAATTCCATCCCTAGCTCAAACGCATGAAGTGGAAGAATTAGAATCAAAAATTCGGGCTTTAATGCCGGAACGTAGTATCTTAGAAATCCTTTGTAATGTTGAGCATTGGTTGAACTGGACAAGGCATTTTGGTCTGTTTTCAGGAAGCGAACCCAAAATATCTGAGCCTGCTGAACGTTATATTTTTACTACGTTTAGCTATGGCTGTAATCTTGGCCCAAATCAGATGGCTCGTCATTCCCAAGGTGCAGTGACTTCTCACATGATTTCTTATACAAACCGTCGCCATATTAGTGCTGCCAAAATTGAAGCGGCAATTCGGGATATTATCAATACGTACAACCGTTTTAGTTTACCGTCTTGTTGGGGTACAGGGAAGAAGGCTGCTGCTGACGGAAGCAAGTTTGAGATATACGAGAATAATTTACACAGCGAGTATCACATCCGCTACGGTGGTTATGGTGGTATTGCTTATCACCATGTCTCTGATAAGTACATTGCTTTGTTTACTCATTTCATTACTTGTGGTGTGTGGGAAGCGGTGTATATTTTGGATGGGTTATTGAAAAATCTCTCCGATATTCAACCAGATACTTTGCACGCAGATACCCAAGGGCAATCTGGGCCTGTGTTTGCCATTTCTTACCTGTTGGGTATCAAGTTGATGCCGCGCATTCGCAACTGGAAGGATCATGCTTTTGTGCGCCCAAGTGAAGATGTCAGCTACAAGTATCTCGACCCTTTGTTTAAGGGTGTGGTCAATTGGAATCTGATTCAGACTCACTGGTATGACATGATGCGGGTGGTGCTGTCGATTAAGGCAGGAAAGGTGATGCCTTCTACTTTGTTGCGGAAGTTGGGCAGTTACAGTCGCAAGAACCGACTTTATCAAGCATTCCTGGAGTTGGGGAAGGTTGTACGGACGATGTTTCTGCTAGAGTACATTTCTAATATGAGGATGCGCTCTGAAATTAATGCCATCACGAATATTGTCGAGATGTACCACGCTTTCTTGGATTGGGTCTTTTTTGGTAAGGAAGGGGCGATTACAGAGAATGACCCAATTGAGCAGGAAAAGCGGTTGAAATACCTCGATTTGGTCGCTTCTGCTGTGATTTTGCAAAATACAGTTGATATGTCTTTGGCGATTCAGACTCTAGCTGCACAGGGAGAGGTGATTCATCAGCGTCATGTTGCGGCGTTGAGTCCCTACGTGAATAGGCATATCAAGCGATACGGTGATTATGTGGTGAATTTACGTAATATTCCTCAACCTTTGGAAGTGGCGATTTCTTTACCCTCTGAAATCTTTGAAACCTAGATATATCAAACGTTTCCAGACCATCTTGCCGAAAATTACACGTATCTCGGCTCAATACCTTAGAAATTCTAGCGAAAGCTAAAGCGATTATTTTTGCAGTGTGGGGTGGTGCTGGTTGGGCGACTACTGCACAAATCGCTGAATACTTCGTAGTTACTGAGTCATCTGTCAGAGAACTCTTTCGAGTTAACGGGGCTGAATTTCGAGACTTAGAAACCAAAACCCTTACTGGCAAAGACTTACGCG
This region includes:
- a CDS encoding helix-turn-helix domain-containing protein, producing the protein MSRIAKLREEKQLTQRQIAEALGLDVSTVRNWEKSRDGVKMFVRVAKLCELLDCQPKDLYESVEAEEDAEP
- a CDS encoding zinc ribbon domain-containing protein is translated as MDTLKLPRPQESLADYIKRIRTSVGMTQFELAIAAGIHSRSIGKIERGLTTRLNHKTLRGLAGGLGIPQEYLEAVERGESVKPVSAVKFCPHCWTPGANPDPLWSQVRAKFCYLCGMQLQTSCAHCGELVVSLKYKFCPMCGKSYKQKSQNR
- a CDS encoding tyrosine-type recombinase/integrase — its product is MKQTVTLATVVVEFLERPGLAFSTKETYSLTLGLLLQEYGSWPIEIISRQTLVEYLNTLTHLKYTTHNKHQAILQSLFNFAIEQGYIKSNPIRGIKQRPPSREKGEHRTDEIIRFLTPSQLEILYNAVADDPRLNAIVHLLHHTGCRIGELLALNLESVDLLNWKFQVLGKGNKQRWCFYNEATAIALNKYINYDRHKQSLALFTAQHPVTMKISRMSYRTLHDYWREITNKHSLLQGVRIHDLRHTFATERVGIISIEQLRALMGHESIQTTLRYQKVTSQKAEEAARLAFNLLTKVDKLD
- a CDS encoding Tn3 family transposase; translated protein: MTLIDRTAYPKFKQFPSPKELAELYTPQSAEIKFAKSKTKSHEGFLSFMVMLKSFQRLGYFPHPELVPIAVTRHIRSCLKLQDWVKAVPSERQRYTYLQAIRDYLKVKQYDKTGQRLIAALVAEAAEVKDHPADLINVAIEELVKERYELPAFSTLDRLIRHIRSMVNNRLFALCSEGLSINEQIYLDQLLVVTDNEVDENATLNLLKSPPKSAKLSGIKLLQSKFDILMTFGDAKRLLQSIARTKVRHFASQARALDISEFQDINLPKRRTLLLCLLYEAQVKTRDYLVDMFIKRILKIQNNAKQRLQELRDKHLTETSELLATLGQVLKASTKAKETQDNAVFGEQVQSILDEHGGTELLLQKLDEIAAYNTNNHLPLMWRFYSANRKALFSLVRSLDILSTSADESVIKALKFVLDHEHKRAKYLPNEIDLDFISSNWRALVVEEIDGTEVLVRQQLEICIFSNLATEFKTGDACVVGSESYADFREQLLSHAECEPLIESYCRLLEFPANPDDFVKHLQDKLTIVADAVDKICAVDKQFTINKDGEPVLKRIPSLAQTHEVEELESKIRALMPERSILEILCNVEHWLNWTRHFGLFSGSEPKISEPAERYIFTTFSYGCNLGPNQMARHSQGAVTSHMISYTNRRHISAAKIEAAIRDIINTYNRFSLPSCWGTGKKAAADGSKFEIYENNLHSEYHIRYGGYGGIAYHHVSDKYIALFTHFITCGVWEAVYILDGLLKNLSDIQPDTLHADTQGQSGPVFAISYLLGIKLMPRIRNWKDHAFVRPSEDVSYKYLDPLFKGVVNWNLIQTHWYDMMRVVLSIKAGKVMPSTLLRKLGSYSRKNRLYQAFLELGKVVRTMFLLEYISNMRMRSEINAITNIVEMYHAFLDWVFFGKEGAITENDPIEQEKRLKYLDLVASAVILQNTVDMSLAIQTLAAQGEVIHQRHVAALSPYVNRHIKRYGDYVVNLRNIPQPLEVAISLPSEIFET